A genomic window from Bacteroidota bacterium includes:
- a CDS encoding T9SS type A sorting domain-containing protein codes for MELGTLIARLPLISTCLLNYGGTLKFDQKQNGTIASQTNLEDVMLVKSDGTRIVYNTSSNPSSVAWSSYAITLTETGWTYTNLAGAAVSYTDFMDFLATFAVIKIRGDYSTSTSESTWMDNVILATPPILPIELSTFTGQLENNSTAVINWETLTEHNVSHFAIQKSSDLGQTFDIIGKVDASGNSTVENFYSFIDENCTGESYYRLLVIDNDNSIAYSPVIVVKGNTVNTGSIELYPNPANTNLVINNSIVGFNYDFIVITDIYGREVNRIANADNQQYNLDLSNLAEGMYFVTLNNATTSYSAPFQIVR; via the coding sequence ATGGAACTTGGTACTTTAATAGCCCGGCTGCCTTTAATATCGACTTGTCTACTTAATTATGGTGGAACTTTAAAATTTGATCAGAAGCAAAATGGTACTATTGCATCTCAAACAAATTTAGAAGATGTAATGTTGGTAAAATCTGATGGGACAAGAATTGTTTATAATACTTCATCTAATCCATCTAGTGTTGCTTGGTCATCATATGCAATAACACTAACTGAAACAGGTTGGACCTATACCAATTTAGCAGGTGCAGCAGTTAGTTACACAGACTTTATGGACTTTCTCGCAACATTTGCTGTAATAAAAATTAGAGGAGATTATTCCACGTCTACAAGTGAATCAACCTGGATGGACAATGTTATTTTAGCAACTCCTCCAATCCTGCCAATAGAATTAAGCACTTTTACCGGTCAACTTGAAAATAACTCAACTGCAGTAATAAACTGGGAAACTTTAACTGAACACAACGTAAGCCATTTCGCTATTCAAAAAAGCAGCGATTTAGGACAAACATTTGATATTATTGGTAAAGTAGACGCTTCCGGTAACAGCACCGTTGAGAATTTTTATTCATTTATTGATGAAAATTGCACAGGTGAAAGTTATTACCGTTTGCTTGTTATTGATAATGACAATAGCATCGCCTATTCACCGGTTATAGTTGTTAAAGGTAATACTGTGAACACAGGTAGTATCGAATTATACCCAAATCCGGCGAATACTAATCTTGTAATTAATAATTCAATCGTTGGTTTTAACTACGATTTTATTGTTATCACCGATATCTATGGTCGTGAGGTTAATCGCATTGCAAATGCAGATAACCAGCAGTATAATCTCGATTTAAGTAACCTTGCCGAAGGAATGTATTTTGTAACATTAAACAATGCTACTACATCTTATTCAGCACCTTTTCAAATTGTTAGATAA
- a CDS encoding T9SS type A sorting domain-containing protein, giving the protein MKKFSLLTLSFILASFITTQVKAQITLYNYSTNINGFANYVDPNLTAEKLRRVKGASGTGAGIICPIGFTSKSFSESEIWADNMPSVVATLLPGTGVDMVVGKVDFDMRISETGPIYVRVAYSVDGGTTWIDNGTDFTPPISDCGDVTAHVEWDMADFTATDKFYVRVYAFGSVNPGGRFNISNLNVYGALDMVDADGDGYGEAIDCDETNPDIHPGAEEICNAIDEDCNGVSDEVSVAITPTGEIYLCNNEETIELFATPGYESYQWYKNGSPIPVTSASIIIENPGYYQVEATQGLCSAISEVQAIASSESPFANIYYPDGLDLCVDDSLLIKASYDELYNWQWFRDGSPIDGEINYKMLALLPGTYYCEVTTVLGCVRNTEEIVITPCRLGNDFAISSMTAYPNPANSTVSFNIQTGDNTTTTAVLSIISLNGQEVINIPVEIVDGLFNTSVNIETLTNGIYTARLITGTNQFTSRFTVVK; this is encoded by the coding sequence ATGAAAAAGTTCTCCTTATTAACGCTGTCATTTATCCTGGCCTCGTTTATCACCACTCAAGTTAAAGCGCAAATTACGCTTTATAACTATTCGACAAATATCAATGGCTTTGCCAACTATGTTGATCCAAACTTAACTGCAGAAAAACTCAGAAGAGTTAAAGGTGCTTCCGGAACAGGCGCAGGTATTATTTGCCCTATCGGTTTTACCTCTAAATCTTTTAGCGAATCAGAAATCTGGGCTGATAATATGCCTAGTGTGGTTGCAACTTTACTTCCCGGAACCGGCGTAGATATGGTTGTTGGAAAAGTTGATTTCGATATGCGTATTTCTGAAACCGGTCCTATTTATGTTCGTGTTGCCTACAGTGTTGATGGTGGTACTACATGGATTGATAATGGTACTGATTTCACACCTCCAATTTCTGATTGTGGTGATGTTACTGCTCACGTAGAATGGGATATGGCTGATTTTACTGCTACTGACAAATTTTATGTTCGTGTATATGCTTTCGGTTCTGTTAACCCTGGTGGAAGATTTAATATCAGTAACCTGAATGTATATGGCGCTTTAGATATGGTTGATGCCGATGGCGACGGTTACGGTGAAGCTATCGATTGCGATGAAACTAATCCTGATATACATCCGGGTGCAGAAGAAATTTGTAACGCTATCGATGAAGACTGTAATGGTGTTTCTGATGAAGTTTCTGTTGCTATAACTCCAACAGGTGAAATCTATTTATGTAATAATGAAGAAACAATCGAATTGTTTGCAACTCCGGGTTATGAATCATACCAATGGTACAAAAACGGTAGCCCAATTCCTGTAACTTCTGCAAGTATAATTATTGAAAATCCTGGTTACTATCAGGTTGAAGCAACTCAAGGTCTTTGTTCTGCAATTTCTGAAGTTCAGGCAATTGCTTCTTCTGAATCTCCATTCGCAAATATTTATTACCCTGATGGATTAGATCTTTGTGTTGATGATTCTTTATTAATTAAAGCAAGTTATGATGAATTATATAACTGGCAATGGTTCCGCGATGGTTCTCCTATCGATGGTGAAATTAACTACAAAATGTTAGCACTTTTACCTGGAACTTATTATTGTGAAGTAACAACTGTATTAGGTTGTGTTAGAAATACAGAAGAAATTGTTATTACACCTTGTCGTTTAGGTAACGATTTTGCAATCAGCTCAATGACTGCTTATCCAAACCCTGCAAACTCTACAGTGTCATTTAATATTCAAACTGGTGACAATACAACTACAACTGCTGTTTTATCTATTATCAGCCTGAATGGTCAGGAAGTAATAAATATTCCGGTTGAAATTGTTGATGGTTTATTTAATACATCAGTAAATATCGAAACATTAACTAACGGTATTTATACTGCAAGATTAATTACGGGCACTAACCAGTTTACTTCTCGTTTTACGGTAGTTAAGTAA
- a CDS encoding T9SS type A sorting domain-containing protein, producing MKTILIATGLLLVVNANAQSRIVINNDANIVLSNSVYVVIDNNNTNAISTLGTGGNIISESENNIIKWNIGTNSGNFVVPFTSASGNKIPVNLNVTIGGTGSGAILFSTYPGANWDNDTYKPIGVLNMTNMGFTNNSGEVIDRFWMLDATGYSNKPSGDILFTYIDGEYLAPGNTITEADLKAERYDEATDDWELFPVGGVVNTANNEVSGVPFNNTDFTRVWTLLDQTTHTLPLVLTGFDAVCGNDETIISWETAQEQNTAYFILSASTDGLHFNDVATINAIGNSNESQQYEFIADARAGDYYKLRLVNYDLSTNELGVVYTACAFNSEGSAFAFISGLKEITLQTDNLTAGNYNLNLFDLSGRVVYSNTIAIDDNFNSFVINENKIASGMYILRLNAVAPNSDYTYTIHLPYLH from the coding sequence ATGAAAACGATTTTAATTGCAACAGGTTTATTATTGGTTGTAAATGCAAATGCACAATCGCGAATTGTAATAAATAACGATGCGAATATTGTTTTATCCAATTCGGTTTATGTGGTAATAGACAATAACAATACAAATGCTATTTCAACACTTGGCACAGGTGGAAATATTATTAGTGAATCAGAAAACAATATTATTAAATGGAATATTGGGACAAACAGTGGAAATTTTGTTGTACCGTTTACCAGTGCATCCGGAAATAAAATTCCGGTTAATTTAAATGTAACTATTGGCGGAACCGGTTCAGGAGCCATTTTATTTTCCACTTATCCGGGTGCCAACTGGGATAACGACACTTATAAACCGATTGGTGTATTAAATATGACCAATATGGGTTTTACAAATAATTCAGGTGAGGTGATAGACCGGTTTTGGATGTTAGATGCGACCGGTTATAGCAATAAACCTTCAGGTGATATATTATTCACCTATATCGATGGAGAATATCTTGCGCCCGGCAATACAATAACTGAAGCCGATTTAAAAGCGGAACGTTATGATGAAGCCACAGATGACTGGGAATTATTTCCTGTTGGCGGTGTAGTAAATACAGCAAACAATGAAGTATCAGGCGTTCCGTTTAATAATACGGATTTTACAAGAGTATGGACGTTACTTGATCAAACTACGCATACCTTGCCACTAGTATTAACCGGTTTCGACGCAGTATGCGGTAATGATGAAACAATAATTAGTTGGGAAACTGCACAGGAACAAAACACGGCCTATTTTATTTTATCTGCAAGCACAGATGGCTTACATTTTAATGATGTTGCAACAATAAATGCAATTGGTAATTCGAACGAAAGTCAGCAATACGAATTTATTGCAGATGCTCGTGCAGGAGATTATTACAAATTGCGTTTAGTAAATTACGATTTAAGTACAAATGAGTTAGGTGTAGTATATACTGCTTGCGCATTTAATTCGGAAGGTTCAGCGTTTGCATTTATTTCAGGATTAAAAGAAATAACGTTGCAAACCGACAACTTAACAGCAGGCAACTATAATTTAAATTTATTCGATTTATCAGGGCGAGTGGTATATTCCAATACCATTGCGATAGATGATAATTTCAATTCATTTGTAATCAATGAAAATAAAATTGCTTCAGGCATGTATATTTTAAGACTAAATGCTGTTGCTCCTAATAGCGATTATACATATACAATTCATTTACCTTACCTGCATTAA